One genomic region from Tripterygium wilfordii isolate XIE 37 chromosome 20, ASM1340144v1, whole genome shotgun sequence encodes:
- the LOC119986894 gene encoding uncharacterized protein LOC119986894 → MAVVVQAETMGDLDIPTIPESPSCIVLPTAARNYELKTIHFNMMPSFHGLSSEDPLSHIREILNMVSSMSLSTGVTEEHLRLKIFPYTMKDKARTWLNGLRPGSLATWTECPHHALPLLVLMRIFYKALTVYSKAAVNNYAGGSIRNMTPTECQNLFERLAIETQHSKVRGKRAGVYELNNSDTFAPRSQVDAIASKLDMLLAMNGRTIQQELCVICHVPGHATITCPQGVDFQSFQAHPNFSWKNTQNQANPPTTTLEDMVRQLAISQQKLEAQVGQIAEALSRREAKKFPSQTEINPNTREQAMAITVCDEQQSRVATDFGEQKAVDYNLKISVISNKIVTYQAKEQPRCTVMNGWSDPDKLAPPVRPYVPPIPFPGHLRRNKEEVQSLQKTNPKRDVEPSAVQEKNELDENKVVQLTEECSAISQTKLPPKLKDPGSALKKTSVGIQLADRSIRYPKGVLEDVLVKIHGLIFPADFLVLDMRDCQGTLTMTNNEETVTFKPKAAQVPQDKILQQAVFGKTEKGYSDPFEESTALTILSNKRHTLDVELGVDESECKPYMYRKIRMSSFCRILRFVNPTLDEEEIDDFMTAAQ, encoded by the exons ATGGCGGTGGTTGTGCAAGCCGAAAcgatgggtgatcttgacatccccacCATTCCAGAATCTCCATCTTGCATCGTACTTCCGACGGCAGCTAGGAACTACGAGCTCAAGACCATACACTTTaacatgatgccttcttttcatggtctaagttcggAAGACCCACTTAGCcacattcgtgaaattttgaatatgGTTTCCAGCATGTCTTTGTCTACAGGAGTTACTGAAGAGCACTTGAGGTTGAAGATCTTCCCTTACACTATGAAGGACAAAGCAAGGACATGGCTTAATGGTTTGAGGCCGGGTTCACTGGCGACATGGACtgag TGTCCCCATCATGCTTTGCCTTTATTAGTGTTGATGCGTATTTTCTACAAGGCACTGACAGTTTATAGCAAAGCTGCAGTTAATAATTATGCAGGGGGATCGATTAGGAATATGACCCCAACTGAATGTCAAAATTTATTTGAGAGACTAGCTATTGAGACGCAACATTCGAAAGTCAGAGGTAAGCGAGCTGGTGTGTATGAACTTAATAATTCCGACACTTTTGCACCGAGATCGCAGGTTGACGCCATTGCTAGTaagttggacatgcttctaGCGATGAATGGGCGTACAATTCAACAAGAGCTATGTGTCATATGTCATGTTCCTGGCCATGCCACCATTACATGCCCTCAAGGAGTGGATTTCCAGA GTTTCCAGGcacatccaaacttttcttggaaAAACACCCAGAATCAAGCCAATCCACCTACCACCACATTGGAGGACATGGTGCGACAATTGGCTATCAGTCAACAGAAATTGGAGGCTCAAGTGGGGCAAATTGCAGAGGCATTGAGTCGAAGAGAGGCCAAAAAATTTCCAAGTCAAACTGAGATCAATCCGAACACTAGAGAGCAAGCCATGGCAATTACCGTTTGTGATGAGCAGCAAAGCCGAGTTGCTACAGATTTTGGAGAACAGAAAGCTGTTgattataatttgaaaatatcAGTAATATCGAACAAGATTGTCACATATCAAGCAAAAGAACAGCCACGATGTACAGTCATGAATGGTTGGTCTGACCCCGACAAACTTGCTCCACCCGTGAGACCTTATGTCCCTCCAATCCCGTTTCCGGGACACCTTagaagaaataaagaagaagtgCAATCATTACAAAAGACAAACCCGAAGAGGGACGTGGAACCTTCTGCTGTGCAAGAAAAGAATGAGTTGGATGAGAATAAGGTGGTTCAACTaactgaagagtgtagtgccatatcACAAACGAAGTTGCCGCCAAAGCttaaggatccaggga gTGCACTCAAAAAGACCTCTGTGGGCATACAATTGGCCGATCGATCTATTCGATATCCTAAAGGAGTACTAGAAGATGTTTTAGTTAAGATACATGGATTAATTTTTCCGGCTGACTTTCTAGTACTTGATATGCGAGATTGCCAAG GCACGCTAACAAtgacaaataatgaagaaacagTGACCTTCAAGCCCAAGGCAGCACAAG TACCCCAAGATaaaatcctccaacaagcggtttttggaaaaaCGGAAAAAGGATATTCAGATCCTTTTGAGGAATCAACTGCTCTTACAATTCTGAGTAACAAAAGGCATACTTTGGATGTTGAACTGGGTGTG GACGAATCAGAATGCAAGCCATATATGTACAGAAAGATacggatgtctagtttctgtagaattttacggttcgtgaaTCCGACgttagatgaagaagaaattgatgattttatgaCAGCGGCTCAGTGA